A window of Candidatus Woesearchaeota archaeon genomic DNA:
ATTATTTTTGTCAACAAGTTGGGAATAACATGTGCTTTTTCTGGCTCAACATTATCTCTTGGACCATACATGTTTGATGGTCTTATAATCGCGATTTTCATTCCAAACTCTCTCGCATATGCTCTGCTCAAAAATTCTTCCATACGCTTTGCCCAGCCATAGCCTTCGTTTGTCTGTTCAGGGACATTTTTGCATCCCTCACTTTCTGGAGTAGGAATTGTACACTCTGTTGAATAGATACACGCAGAACTTACTGTAAGAAATCGCCCCACTTTATTTTTTCTCGATGCATCAAGGACATTCATAAACGCACTAAGGTTTTCCTTAAAGATCGTCCCAGGATGGGCAACATTATAATGTATTCCCCCAACATCCGCAGCAAGATGACAAACAATCTCTTTTCCATGCGTAATTGTATTGCAAAAGTCCGGATCGTACAAATTTCCTTCCATCAATGTTATTTTGCCTAGGACTCTCTTTAGATTTTTCTCCACCTTGTTTTTATTTCTATAAGAAACAGTCACATCTGCTCCTGCCTCAACAAGTTTTTCCACAAAATGACTTCCAAGAAAACCACTTCCACCTGTCACTAGAATCTGCTTTCCTGCAAAAAATGTTGTCATAAACAAAAGAGAACAAATCATGTTTTTAAATGTTTATTTTCCCACATAAAACGAAACCGTTCTTTCTGCGTTATTCTCATACTCGTCTTTACAGATAACAGTGAACGCATTATAACCCTGCTCCAAGCCTTTCAAATTTGCTCTAAACGCACTCTCTGTCACTTGTGTCATCTCGAGATATTCCAAAGAACCATACGCAGCGTATCCACAGGAGATATTATCACTTTCTGTTGTTGTGACCGTGAGCGCAGTGTCTTGTTCTACTTCTTCATTGTCTTTTGGACTTACTGTCATAATCTCAAGACCACTTGATTTTTTTAATGAGTACGTTGTTGATGTTGTCGCAACATGCTGTTCGCTTTCTTCATCGTAACAGATAATCTCGTAATATTGTATTGTTTCGATTGTTTCTGTTATTTCTGCAGTTTCATTCGTTTCATCGGTTTCATTTGTTTCTGGTATTATCTTTTGCTGGATTGTCACTGCTGCTCTGCATTCATACTCTCCAAGATTTCTGCTCGCTTCTTCTGTTTTTTCACAGGTCATCGCTGTTTCAGTTGTTTCATTTTTCATCACGCAATTTCCTTCTTTATCTGAGAAGAAATGTATTGCTGCTGTTTTTTGGGAGACATTAAAGATTGTTGTTTTTGTTTCTGAGAGCAACGAAGAACTCACGAAAATAGTACTTGTATTCTCTTCTGGAACATCTGTCACATTAATGTAGCCGCGATATTCTTCTGAAGGATTTTCTGTCTCATCAAGAATCACTTCTGAATAGATCTGACTTCCCAATCCTGATGTATTTGAGGATTGTATTCCAATAAGGTATGTTTTTTTGTTTTCTGGATTGTCTACGCAGCGGATGTCTATTGTGGTATCTGTTATTGTCGCGAGGGTTGTTGTACACTCATAACTTCCTCCTGCAATGCCGACAAAGTCGTATGGTTTGTTTTTGCAGCTTAGCGCGTATTCCATCGTGTCATAGCTTTTATCGCTGTAATCATACTTACACTCCGCAGGTTCATCTGTATAGATGTAGATTGGTGTTATTCCCTGCTCGTTTCCAATGAACGAACCATCTTCTGGCGACGCCGCAACAATCACTGGCGCAGCGGTGTCTTCTGTTGCATTCGCTATATTAAGTTCGACGAAAAGTTCTTCTGTTTCTGTGTTTCCATACCTGTCTTCGCAACTGATAAACAAATAATATCCGCCACTGTCAAATTTGTCCATAACGGTGATGGAGAGATTCTTGTATGTTGGATAGGACGCGCCCACGCTCGCGATCATATCATGGATCTCATCAACGTATGGGTCAAGAACATCTCCAAGATCATCTCCTGTCGCAGTATTGTAGACGTCAAAGACCGCAGGGAATTTCTCTTCATAGTTTTCTAAAAGATCATCAGGCGCTTCAAGCGCAGTAATCATCTGCTCTGCTGTCGTGAGATTTAAACCATCTTTTACTTTTTCTGGGATTTCCATTCGTGGAGGAGTTCTCATCGTGAGGGTGTGTGTTGTCGCGTATTCTGAAGTGCCCATAACGAAGACTGGCGCATCAAACAGCTCTGTACTGGGGAGGTAATCTAAATGACATATTGTTTCTTCATTTGTCTGAATGCCCATTGAAAATAATTTGTAGGGGAGAATTTCTGGTGTTATTGTATAGCCGTGATATGATGTTGTTTCTATTTGTAATGTTTTTGGTTCTGCTGTATATCCTGCGCTGAGCTGGTCGCTGTCAAATGTGATGGTGATGTTCTTTTCTTCTTTCCCTGATCGCGGCCGGCAAATAGGGAAACCGTCTTCTTCTTCATAGACACATTTTTTCCCAAGACTCTTGCATTTATACTCTGTGCATGGTGTGTTTCCTTTTTCACATGCTGCACAGCTTTCTCCTGTCTTTGGCGCTTGCCAGACACCGCAGAACGTCATTTCAGTCACTTCTACTTTTGGTTTTTTTGTAAATGGATTCAGATAATTTGGAACAGTAACCCCTACCCATTGATTCACAAACTGATATGCTGTGCTGATCATTTCCACAAAAATATCCGCAGTTTCTTCCACAGGAGAGCCAAGCAGATTATTTTGTACTTGGACGTTTCTTGGCAATATGGTGATTGGTTCTGCCTCTTCTTTTACTTCATATATATTCTCGCTTGGATTATATTTGAAATTTGATTCAAAAAATCCTGCTTCTGTTGTATCGAAAAGGATATTTTGACTATTTCCACAATCGCCTTGTGCGTCGCACGATATTGCCGCCGCGTCAATCCATTCCTGCTCACAGAATAAGCCAGAACATGTTTTTTACGCGTTTGCTCTGCTGCACACTTCTATGCCATTATAATTCCAGAATTTAAATCCAGGAGGGACGTAGGGCGTGCATTGTGTTTGCGCTGTTGCTTGTGTGCTTTCTTGATCTTCTGTGAGGTGCTGAAGCGCTTCATTCCAATAACAGTCTCGCTCTTTTGTGTTATCACAACAAGATTCACTTGTACATTGACTGCAATCCTGCCAACGATTTGGCCTGCACACTGCTGTTGTTCCTGCTCGTCCATTTATGAGCGCTTGCCCTTCAACGCAGATTTCTTCCCGATAATCTCTGCATGCATCTGTTATGGTTTCTCCGTTTATGCAGGAGTACAGTATATGCCTACTTCCCACGACATCTTTTCCCTGCCCTGTTTCCGCGTCATATCCACACCAACTTTCTCCATGCCTGTATGTGCCACAATTTCGACATTCTCCGCCATTACATAGTGTTTCTTCATCTTGTTGTTCTGCCGCTGCATCATTGCAACTGCATGGCGCTGTTTCATAGATACCATTTTTTTCTTCACAAACGGTACTTGGCGTATTCGCGTAACAGCTTTGCGCAAGACCCACATAACAACAGCCATAAATTGGTTCTTGGCCACCAAAGCGGATTTCTCCTGGAGTTTCTACTGTGTCTATTCCCTGCACTGCAAACTGAAGCGTGAAAGAAGATCCTTGTTTTTGTATCGCGTATATTGTTGAAGGATATGGCTTTGCTCTTCTGATGCTGATTTGCGTATGATTGATCATGTAATTGGTTGTATCAAAAGAACCTTCTGTACTCTCTTTGTTGATAATATATCTTGCAATGTTCTGGAGCTCTCCTAATGGCACCGCACTTGTTGCTTGGAAATTTTCCACTGTTGTTGTTTCGCCATCTTTCGTGACTTTGAGCGGATAGGTGATTTGCACTTCTACTGCATCATCTGTTATTGTCACTGTTCCTTCAAAAACACCTTTTGTGATTTTGTAGCCTTGACCTTCAAATGTTTGGAAATTTAAGCAATTGTCTATTTCTTCCCTGATTCCATAAAGGATTTGATCTTCGATTGCATCTGCGCTTAGCACTGCATTGACGCACTGCTGGGTTCCTTCTCCATAACACCAATATTCTACTGACGTGTTTTCATAGACTTTGTAGTAGACTGGTTCATACACCCCCCCTTGGAGCGCGACTTTTGTGATGACTTCTTCCGCAACTGCTTCAAGACAGGATTCTGTGTACTCTGTTAATGACGCCGCGTCAATTTTTTCTGGAATTTCCTGTATTTCTTCGGCGGTTTCGCTTGCGTAGTAAAGAAAAATACCTGCGCTGAGCAAGAGGATAAGTCCCAAAATTATGAATATAGTGACCTGCCCTCTTTTTTGATTCATCAGTCTTTTTTGTGCTTTGTCGGTTTATATAGTTTGTGACGGAGCGCACTACAAGAAATCAACTTCTACTTCAAACGCATCCTGTGTTGGATATTCTTCGACAATTGCTGGCACATAGCCTGCTTCTTTCACTGCTTTCGCGCACATTTTTCTTTTTATTTCTCGAATTGGACAGAGAAGCCTATATTTTTTTTCATCAATCTCGATGTCCGTGACTATCTTTTTTTGGAGTAAACTTTCTCTTGCCGCGCTGAGCTTTTGGAGGAGTTCTTCCTTGTTTTCGACTGCTTCAAGCTTTTTCTTGTATCCTACTCCCGGAACAAATTCTTTCAAATAGACAATGCCTTTCATTATTGTGCCATCTTCAGTCATTTCTTCTTTTACTGTCATAATACTTTCCGCTCGCTTTTTTATTCTCCTACGCATCTGAATGTTATCCTTGAACGCAGAACTGCAATAGTGGATCCTCACTTTGTCTTCTTTGAATTCTTTGAGGAGCGCTTTCGCAAACTCTTCTGACCCTTTTATTCCATACGAAAGCGTGTTTTTTGTGAGATATTTTCCCTTGTCAAACTGCGCCGCATTGGTATCAGAATACTCTAACTCATTCAAATTAATGAACTGAACATACTGCTTCGCGAAATTGATGAGCTCGATTGTTTCTTTTTCTTTTCCTGGAATCGCGGGAATTTCCATCCCAAAATGCCAGGGGAATTTTGTGCCGTTTTTAATTTGTTCCCAATATTTTTTATCGTCAACATCAGGATGGCAGCGAATTTCATCCAGACCCGCATCGTATAATTTTTTAAGATTTTCTTCTGTGAAGAGGTTGAGTGAAGTGTATAAATGAATATGAAACTCTTTTCCAAAACGCTCTTTGAGCATTTTTATGAACTGCGCTGTGCGGTCAACACGCACGAGTGGATCTCCTCCTGTGATTCCGACGCCCTTGCTCTTGCAGAGCTGGATTTCTTTGATAATATTATTGAAATCATCTGTTTTCCACTCGTTGATGTAGATTTCATCTTTCTGCCATTTTTGCTCAGAAATTGGACAATAAAAGCAATGCCGTGGACAGACTCCTGTCACAAAGAAGACAGATTTCTCTCCAGTAATGCATAATTCGCATCCTTTCGCTAACGATCCTTGATGCGCATCCGCATGCTTTTCTTCAACTTCTGTTGCCATCTTATAAAGATCTGCTTGTTTGTTTAAAAAAGTTTTTAAGAAAAAGCCTCCATCCAAAAATTCATTGATAGTTTCTTTTTGAGCAAAAAATAACAACAACGATGGCGGCCTACGGACAAAATACTGGCTTCGCAACAGTATTTTATCCTACGGGGCACCCCGTAAGGGACAACCCCCGCCCCGTCGGCGCCATTGTTGTTATTTTTTGAAAAGCAGACTCTTTCCTCACAACATATTTAAACAAAATAGCACAACAAGAAATAATGGTACTCGTTTGCGGCATTGATGAGGCAGGAAGAGGTCCTGTTATCGGACCACTTGTTATCGCTGGCGTTGTGCTGGATGAAAATGAATTTCATAAATTGCAACAAATTGGTGTTAAAGATTCCAAACTTCTTTCTCCTTCTACACGAGAACGACTTTTTGATCAAATCAAAGCAATTGCGCCACAGCATCACATTATTTCTCTCTCTCCCGCGCAGGTTGACGAAGCTGTTCTCGCAAAAACACAAAACAATAATCTCAACTGGCTTGAAGCAACGACTTCCTCTGAAATCATCAACAAATTACAGCCTGAAAAAGCGATTGTGGATTGTCCCAGCAATAATCTTACCGCATACACGCGATTTGTTCGCGATAAATTACGGAACAAAGGGATATTTCTCGTTTGTGAGCACAAAGCAGATGTCAATTATGTAATCTGCGGCGCAGCGTCTATTCTCGCGAAAGTCACTCGCGATCGCGCGATTGAAGATTTGAAAAAGCAGATCGGCGTTGATTTTGGGAGCGGGTATGTCACTGATCCAAAAACCGTCGCGTTCTTACAGGAATATTGGGATAAGATTGACGTGTTCCGAAAAAGCTGGGAAAGCTGGCAACGATTCGCGCGCAATACAAATCAGAAGAAGCTGGGGGAGTGGTGAGTTAGGTTTTTGTCGCAATCGCTTCAATAAAATGCGAGGTCTTTTCTCCTTGCGATCCTTCATATGTTCCTTTTGTTTTTTCAATGTTTATGATTTGGAAGTTGCTTAGTTTTTGTTTCATGTATTCTTCATCAAAGAAATGACGAACATAATTTTCTTCTGTCACAAAGACATTTTTCTCTACTTCTTTTCCTTTGCCAAACTCTTCATCTTCTGTTGATTTACATTTTATGAACAGAAAACCACCTCTCGTGAGCATCTTATGGAGCATTTTGAAGATTTGCTCTGTTTGCTCGTCAAGAAAATAATGAAGACTCAAATGCGTGTAGATGATGTCAAATGAACTTTCTGGAAATTGAAGATTCTGAAGATCTTGCTCTATAACTTGTATGTTTGTTATCTTTTCTTCATTTATCTTTTTATTTAGAATCTCTAATGCGACTGGTGAGACATCTGTCGCTGTCACTTCATAGCCTCGCTTTGCAAAGAAGATACTATCTCTTCCGTCTCCACAACCGAGATCGAGCACTGTTTTCCTTGATTTATCTTTTAGAAACTCTATGCACTGTTTTGCAAATTCTGTTGGGTCTCGTTTCTCTTTTCTTTCTGTTCGCTTTTTCCAGTACTGGTCTTGTTGGAGAGGTTGCATGCTCTAAATTTTACCCCAACAACCATCTTACCCCTTTCAATTCTCCCCACGCATAGCTGAAATGTTGGATGAGAAAGGCGAGAAAGACCTGCAGAAATCGCGCTGATTTGCTCTGCTTCAGAGAAATAAGAAGACTATATAACAGAATAAAAGGGAAATACGCATACGGCACAAGCAGCCAGACATTTTTTGTCCAGAAATACGCAATTCCTGAAACAACAAACACTGGAATGAAAAATAATGGAAGCAGATATTTTCCGCTCACCAAATCTGGATGCTTTTTCATCAAGCGCATTCTGCCATCTCCATAGAACACCATATTCTTCCAAAACGCTTTTGGCGTCGCGCGAAAATTATGCCAGACAAATGAGTCGTGAATCCCATAGACAATGTATCCTTTCTTTTTCAGCTTCGCGCCAAGATCCCAGTCTTCTCCCTGATTTCCTAATTCTTCTGAGAACATACCCACATCAAGCAGCGCTTTTTTCTGATGCAATGAATTCGCGCAGGAAATACTGAACACAGGCTTATTCTTTTTCATCGGTTGGGCTTGAATGCTTCCAAGCGAACCAAGCATTGAATTAAACGCAATCCCAATCGCTTCCTGAAACACTGTCGCGTCTTTGGGCGGAATATTCGCGCCACCAACTCCCGCAAGCATTGGATTTCCCACTGCATGACGAGAAAATCCTTGCCTCAATCTGCGCAGCCAATCTTCTGGCACAATACAATCCGCATCAGTAAACGCAATGAAGTCATATTTTGCATTTTTTATCCCAATATTTCTGCACTCAGTAATGGATCCTTTTTCTTTGCTATGAAAATGGAGATTCGCATGCTGCTCCTGCGCTTTTTTTACAAGAGATTGCGTGGCATCTTTTGAACCGCCATCAACAATCAGAACTTCATAGCTTTCTTTAGGAACGTCTTGCTTGAGCAATGATTCAAGACATGAAGAAATATTCTTCTCTTCATTCAATGTGACAACAATCACGGAGACCTTCATTTGTGTACCTCTCTATAAAGACGCTGACTCTGCATTCCAGATTTTCCGGGACTTTTGTTCCAGTAAATACTATATCGCAAAACAAATCGTCTTGCAAAAAGACCCCTTGCGCAATAAGACAGGCATCTGACATAGGCTCTTTGCCTGTGCAATCGTAGCCTTGCCTGATAAATATACTGTAACACTGCGAGGATAAGCGCAGATTTTTAATGTTTTCGCAGAGAAGCGGATTGTTTTCTGCTGCTGCTTGCACTGCATACATTTCAGACTCTTTCTCGTCAGTATATCTTGCTTTTAGTGTGAAAAGAGTGATACATATGAGAAGAGTCAACGCTATCCAGAAAAAGAATCTTACAACTTTTTGCAACTCTTCTTTTCGCTGTTCTTCTTTCTGTTGTTCCTTATGTTCTGCTGTCATTTTCAGAACACCCCAAGCTTCATTTTTATTTCTTCAAGAACTGCGTTGATTACTGCATTGCCGCCAGCATCTTCCAAAATCATTGTTCTACTTGGATAGAGCCACGCGCCAAGGAAAGATATTATTGCATACAGAAGGATAAAGCAGATAATGGTCTTGTGTACCGCAAGCGTATTTTTCCATTTTTCCGCAAGGAACAAGATTCCAAGCGCAGCAAGCGGCAAAAGAACAGGAAATAAAACCATGCTAAATCTCGGCGATGTTAACGCAACAAGCTGGATTCCTACCAGATACAGAAGCGCACATAGTCCATAAAGCGCGTAGAATAGTCTTCTTTCTTTCTCCTGTTCTTGTTTCCATCCAACATATGCAAGGATATATGCAATGTGGAACGCTGCGCCATGCACAATGATAAATTTCAACCAGCCCAGTAATGAATATTTTCCTGCAGTAATCGCCGCTGCTTTTCCAGAAAGCACAGAGCCAACATTGTAGTACC
This region includes:
- a CDS encoding NAD-dependent epimerase/dehydratase family protein: MTTFFAGKQILVTGGSGFLGSHFVEKLVEAGADVTVSYRNKNKVEKNLKRVLGKITLMEGNLYDPDFCNTITHGKEIVCHLAADVGGIHYNVAHPGTIFKENLSAFMNVLDASRKNKVGRFLTVSSACIYSTECTIPTPESEGCKNVPEQTNEGYGWAKRMEEFLSRAYAREFGMKIAIIRPSNMYGPRDNVEPEKAHVIPNLLTKIMSGEDKITVFGTGKPTRAFLYVEDFCDGAMAAVEHACDGDPINIGSDEEISIKNLVGLLCKHAERAPKIVFDTTKPDGHMRRASDISKAKAKLHFKPKISIEEGIKKTIAWYKEEMSNGNC
- a CDS encoding radical SAM protein: MATEVEEKHADAHQGSLAKGCELCITGEKSVFFVTGVCPRHCFYCPISEQKWQKDEIYINEWKTDDFNNIIKEIQLCKSKGVGITGGDPLVRVDRTAQFIKMLKERFGKEFHIHLYTSLNLFTEENLKKLYDAGLDEIRCHPDVDDKKYWEQIKNGTKFPWHFGMEIPAIPGKEKETIELINFAKQYVQFINLNELEYSDTNAAQFDKGKYLTKNTLSYGIKGSEEFAKALLKEFKEDKVRIHYCSSAFKDNIQMRRRIKKRAESIMTVKEEMTEDGTIMKGIVYLKEFVPGVGYKKKLEAVENKEELLQKLSAARESLLQKKIVTDIEIDEKKYRLLCPIREIKRKMCAKAVKEAGYVPAIVEEYPTQDAFEVEVDFL
- a CDS encoding ribonuclease HII gives rise to the protein MVLVCGIDEAGRGPVIGPLVIAGVVLDENEFHKLQQIGVKDSKLLSPSTRERLFDQIKAIAPQHHIISLSPAQVDEAVLAKTQNNNLNWLEATTSSEIINKLQPEKAIVDCPSNNLTAYTRFVRDKLRNKGIFLVCEHKADVNYVICGAASILAKVTRDRAIEDLKKQIGVDFGSGYVTDPKTVAFLQEYWDKIDVFRKSWESWQRFARNTNQKKLGEW
- a CDS encoding class I SAM-dependent methyltransferase, which gives rise to MQPLQQDQYWKKRTERKEKRDPTEFAKQCIEFLKDKSRKTVLDLGCGDGRDSIFFAKRGYEVTATDVSPVALEILNKKINEEKITNIQVIEQDLQNLQFPESSFDIIYTHLSLHYFLDEQTEQIFKMLHKMLTRGGFLFIKCKSTEDEEFGKGKEVEKNVFVTEENYVRHFFDEEYMKQKLSNFQIINIEKTKGTYEGSQGEKTSHFIEAIATKT
- a CDS encoding glycosyltransferase, whose amino-acid sequence is MKVSVIVVTLNEEKNISSCLESLLKQDVPKESYEVLIVDGGSKDATQSLVKKAQEQHANLHFHSKEKGSITECRNIGIKNAKYDFIAFTDADCIVPEDWLRRLRQGFSRHAVGNPMLAGVGGANIPPKDATVFQEAIGIAFNSMLGSLGSIQAQPMKKNKPVFSISCANSLHQKKALLDVGMFSEELGNQGEDWDLGAKLKKKGYIVYGIHDSFVWHNFRATPKAFWKNMVFYGDGRMRLMKKHPDLVSGKYLLPLFFIPVFVVSGIAYFWTKNVWLLVPYAYFPFILLYSLLISLKQSKSARFLQVFLAFLIQHFSYAWGELKGVRWLLG